A genome region from Manis javanica isolate MJ-LG chromosome 3, MJ_LKY, whole genome shotgun sequence includes the following:
- the GPR87 gene encoding G-protein coupled receptor 87 isoform X3, with translation MGLNLTLTKLPDDDLHNQGSHTPSNTSDGSGKNTTINNEFDTIVLPVLYLIIFVASILLNGLAVWIFFHIRNKTSFIFYLKNIVVADLIMTLTFPFRIVHDAGFGPWSFSRRLFKKSNIRTRSESIRSLQSVRRSEVRIYYDYTDV, from the exons ATGATGACCTGCACAACCAAGGAAGTCACACTCCAAGTAACACGAGTGATGGATCAGGAAAGAACACCACCATTAACAATGAATTTGACACTATCGTCTTGCCTGTGCTTTACCTCATTATATTTGTGGCAAGCATCTTGCTGAATGGCCTCGCAGTGTGGATCTTCTTCCACATTAGGAATAAAACCAGCTTCATATTTTATCTCAAAAACATAGTGGTTGCTGACCTCATAATGACACTGACATTTCCATTTCGAATAGTCCATGATGCCGGATTTGGACCTTG GTCATTTTCAAGAAGACTTTTCAAGAAATCAAATATCAGAACCAGGAGTGAAAGCATCAGATCACTGCAAAGTGTCAGAAGGTCGGAAGTCCGCATATATTATGATTACACTGATGTGTAG
- the GPR87 gene encoding G-protein coupled receptor 87 isoform X1 — MGLNLTLTKLPDDDLHNQGSHTPSNTSDGSGKNTTINNEFDTIVLPVLYLIIFVASILLNGLAVWIFFHIRNKTSFIFYLKNIVVADLIMTLTFPFRIVHDAGFGPWYFKFILCRYTSVLFYANMYTSIVFLGLISIDRYLKVVKPFGDSRMYSITFTKVLSICVWLIMAVLSLPNMILTNGQLTKENIHDCMKLKSPLGVKWHKAVIYVNSCLFVAVLVILIGCYIAISRYIHKSSRQFISQSSRKRKHNQSIRVVVAVFFTCFLPYHLCRIPFTFIHLDRLLDESAHKILYYCKEMTLFLSACNVCLDPIIYFFMCRSFSRRLFKKSNIRTRSESIRSLQSVRRSEVRIYYDYTDV, encoded by the coding sequence ATGATGACCTGCACAACCAAGGAAGTCACACTCCAAGTAACACGAGTGATGGATCAGGAAAGAACACCACCATTAACAATGAATTTGACACTATCGTCTTGCCTGTGCTTTACCTCATTATATTTGTGGCAAGCATCTTGCTGAATGGCCTCGCAGTGTGGATCTTCTTCCACATTAGGAATAAAACCAGCTTCATATTTTATCTCAAAAACATAGTGGTTGCTGACCTCATAATGACACTGACATTTCCATTTCGAATAGTCCATGATGCCGGATTTGGACCTTGGTACTTCAAGTTTATCCTCTGCAGATacacttcagttttattttatgcaaacaTGTATACTTCCATTGTGTTTCTTGGGCTGATAAGCATTGATCGCTATTTGAAGGTGGTTAAGCCATTTGGGGACTCTCGCATGTACAGCATAACCTTTACAAAGGTTTTATCTATTTGTGTTTGGCTGATCATGGCTGTTCTGTCCTTGCCAAACATGATTCTAACAAATGGTCAACTGACtaaggaaaatattcatgacTGCATGAAACTTAAAAGTCCCCTGGGAGTCAAATGGCATAAGGCAGTCATTTATGTCAACAGCTGCTTGTTTGTGGCTGTGCTTGTTATACTAATCGGATGTTACATAGCCATCTCCAGGTACATCCATAAATCCAGCAGGCAATTCATAAGTCAGTCAAGCAGAAAGCGAAAACATAACCAGAGCATCAGGGTGGTTGTGGCTGTGTTTTTTACCTGCTTTCTACCATATCACTTGTGCAGaattccttttacatttattcaCTTAGACAGGCTTTTAGATGAATCTGCACACAAAATCCTATATTACTGCAAAGAAATGACACTTTTCTTGTCTGCGTGCAATGTGTGCCTGGATCCAATAATTTACTTTTTCATGTGTAGGTCATTTTCAAGAAGACTTTTCAAGAAATCAAATATCAGAACCAGGAGTGAAAGCATCAGATCACTGCAAAGTGTCAGAAGGTCGGAAGTCCGCATATATTATGATTACACTGATGTGTAG
- the GPR87 gene encoding G-protein coupled receptor 87 isoform X2 has translation MKDDDLHNQGSHTPSNTSDGSGKNTTINNEFDTIVLPVLYLIIFVASILLNGLAVWIFFHIRNKTSFIFYLKNIVVADLIMTLTFPFRIVHDAGFGPWYFKFILCRYTSVLFYANMYTSIVFLGLISIDRYLKVVKPFGDSRMYSITFTKVLSICVWLIMAVLSLPNMILTNGQLTKENIHDCMKLKSPLGVKWHKAVIYVNSCLFVAVLVILIGCYIAISRYIHKSSRQFISQSSRKRKHNQSIRVVVAVFFTCFLPYHLCRIPFTFIHLDRLLDESAHKILYYCKEMTLFLSACNVCLDPIIYFFMCRSFSRRLFKKSNIRTRSESIRSLQSVRRSEVRIYYDYTDV, from the coding sequence ATGATGACCTGCACAACCAAGGAAGTCACACTCCAAGTAACACGAGTGATGGATCAGGAAAGAACACCACCATTAACAATGAATTTGACACTATCGTCTTGCCTGTGCTTTACCTCATTATATTTGTGGCAAGCATCTTGCTGAATGGCCTCGCAGTGTGGATCTTCTTCCACATTAGGAATAAAACCAGCTTCATATTTTATCTCAAAAACATAGTGGTTGCTGACCTCATAATGACACTGACATTTCCATTTCGAATAGTCCATGATGCCGGATTTGGACCTTGGTACTTCAAGTTTATCCTCTGCAGATacacttcagttttattttatgcaaacaTGTATACTTCCATTGTGTTTCTTGGGCTGATAAGCATTGATCGCTATTTGAAGGTGGTTAAGCCATTTGGGGACTCTCGCATGTACAGCATAACCTTTACAAAGGTTTTATCTATTTGTGTTTGGCTGATCATGGCTGTTCTGTCCTTGCCAAACATGATTCTAACAAATGGTCAACTGACtaaggaaaatattcatgacTGCATGAAACTTAAAAGTCCCCTGGGAGTCAAATGGCATAAGGCAGTCATTTATGTCAACAGCTGCTTGTTTGTGGCTGTGCTTGTTATACTAATCGGATGTTACATAGCCATCTCCAGGTACATCCATAAATCCAGCAGGCAATTCATAAGTCAGTCAAGCAGAAAGCGAAAACATAACCAGAGCATCAGGGTGGTTGTGGCTGTGTTTTTTACCTGCTTTCTACCATATCACTTGTGCAGaattccttttacatttattcaCTTAGACAGGCTTTTAGATGAATCTGCACACAAAATCCTATATTACTGCAAAGAAATGACACTTTTCTTGTCTGCGTGCAATGTGTGCCTGGATCCAATAATTTACTTTTTCATGTGTAGGTCATTTTCAAGAAGACTTTTCAAGAAATCAAATATCAGAACCAGGAGTGAAAGCATCAGATCACTGCAAAGTGTCAGAAGGTCGGAAGTCCGCATATATTATGATTACACTGATGTGTAG